A window from Vibrio orientalis CIP 102891 = ATCC 33934 encodes these proteins:
- the cyaY gene encoding iron donor protein CyaY, giving the protein MNETEFHQLVDVQMQIIEEMIDDSGADIDYETSGNVMTLEFEDRSQIIINRQEPMKEIWLASKSGGFHFSLIDNQWTCSKTHLELITMVKQECEKHCDEEIEWV; this is encoded by the coding sequence ATGAACGAGACTGAATTTCATCAGTTAGTAGATGTTCAAATGCAAATCATCGAGGAAATGATTGATGATTCAGGCGCGGACATCGACTACGAGACCTCTGGTAACGTGATGACCCTAGAGTTTGAAGACCGTAGTCAGATCATTATTAACCGCCAAGAACCAATGAAAGAAATTTGGCTGGCGTCTAAGTCAGGTGGTTTCCATTTCTCGCTGATCGATAATCAATGGACCTGCTCTAAGACTCACCTTGAGCTGATTACCATGGTTAAGCAAGAGTGTGAAAAGCATTGTGATGAAGAGATTGAGTGGGTCTAA
- the lysA gene encoding diaminopimelate decarboxylase — MDYFNYQDDGQLWAEDVSLTELAQQFGTPLYVYSRATLERHWNAFDKSVGEHPHLVCYAVKANSNLGVLNALARLGSGFDIVSGGELERVIAAGGDAAKVVFSGVGKTEAEMKRALELGIKCFNVESEPELERLNKVAGELGVKAPISLRINPDVDANTHPYISTGLRDNKFGIAFDRAPAVYKFAQSLDNLDVRGIDCHIGSQLTDIEPFIDATDRLLALIDDLKAQGVTIEHLDVGGGLGVVYRDELPPQPSEYAKALLGRLENHQDLELIFEPGRAIAANAGVLLTKVEFLKHTEHKNFAIIDAAMNDLMRPALYQAWQDIVPVIPREGEAVAYDLVGPICETGDFLGKDRALVLEENDLLAVRSAGAYGFVMSSNYNTRSRAAEVMVDGKQAHLVRQREELSSLWALENVLPE; from the coding sequence TTGGATTACTTCAACTATCAGGATGATGGCCAGCTTTGGGCTGAAGATGTCTCACTAACGGAACTAGCACAGCAGTTTGGAACTCCACTTTACGTCTATTCGCGTGCGACTTTAGAGCGCCATTGGAACGCGTTTGATAAATCGGTTGGTGAGCATCCTCATTTAGTTTGTTACGCAGTGAAAGCAAACTCAAACCTTGGTGTGTTAAATGCACTGGCTCGTTTAGGATCTGGTTTTGATATTGTTTCTGGCGGTGAGCTAGAGCGAGTGATTGCTGCGGGTGGTGACGCTGCCAAAGTTGTGTTTTCCGGTGTCGGTAAAACAGAAGCTGAGATGAAACGCGCACTAGAACTTGGCATCAAATGTTTTAACGTTGAGTCAGAACCAGAGCTTGAGCGCTTGAATAAAGTCGCGGGTGAGCTCGGCGTGAAAGCACCGATTTCTCTGCGTATTAATCCTGACGTTGATGCTAATACCCACCCTTATATTTCTACCGGCCTACGTGACAATAAATTTGGTATCGCATTTGACCGTGCTCCAGCAGTCTACAAGTTTGCACAAAGCTTGGATAACTTAGATGTGCGCGGTATTGATTGCCACATCGGTTCACAGCTGACAGACATTGAACCATTCATTGACGCAACTGATCGCTTGCTTGCTTTGATTGATGATCTTAAAGCGCAGGGTGTCACCATAGAACACTTAGATGTCGGCGGTGGTTTAGGGGTCGTTTATCGTGATGAGCTACCACCTCAACCCTCTGAGTATGCGAAAGCGCTGCTTGGCCGTCTTGAGAATCACCAAGATTTAGAGCTGATCTTTGAGCCTGGCCGTGCGATTGCTGCCAATGCTGGGGTATTGCTGACGAAAGTGGAGTTTTTAAAGCACACTGAGCATAAGAACTTTGCCATTATTGATGCGGCAATGAATGATTTGATGCGTCCAGCGCTTTACCAAGCGTGGCAAGATATTGTGCCAGTCATCCCTCGTGAAGGTGAGGCCGTAGCTTACGATTTAGTTGGCCCGATCTGTGAAACGGGCGATTTCCTAGGTAAAGATCGTGCGTTAGTGCTAGAGGAAAATGATCTTCTAGCGGTTCGCTCTGCAGGTGCTTATGGCTTTGTGATGTCATCGAATTACAATACACGTTCTCGTGCTGCGGAAGTGATGGTTGATGGTAAGCAAGCCCACTTAGTCCGTCAGCGTGAAGAACTCTCTAGCCTATGGGCGCTTGAAAACGTACTTCCGGAGTAA
- the xerC gene encoding tyrosine recombinase XerC, whose amino-acid sequence MSESAVPLPNGLQQPLERFYEYLRSEKGLSLHTQRNYKQQLETMAGHLAQLGLKEWQQVDAGWVRQLASKGMREGMKPSSLATRLSSLRSFFDFMMLRGEMSANPAKGVSAPRKKRPLPKNLDVDEIGQLLEVNEDDPLAIRDRAMMELMYGAGLRLAELVSINVKDVGLSSGEIRVVGKGDKERKVPFTGMAAEWVSKWLRVRPSLANSDELGLFVSKLGVRISHRNVQKRMAEWGQKQAVASHISPHKLRHSFATHMLESSNNLRAVQELLGHENISTTQIYTHLDFQHLAEVYDQAHPRAKKKGSDQ is encoded by the coding sequence ATGAGCGAATCAGCAGTACCTCTGCCTAATGGCCTACAGCAGCCTCTTGAACGCTTCTATGAATACTTGAGAAGTGAAAAGGGGCTGAGCCTGCATACCCAGCGTAATTACAAACAGCAACTTGAAACTATGGCCGGTCATTTAGCTCAACTTGGTTTAAAAGAGTGGCAACAAGTGGATGCGGGCTGGGTGCGTCAATTAGCCAGTAAAGGCATGCGCGAAGGGATGAAGCCGAGCAGTCTCGCGACTCGTCTTTCTTCGCTGCGCAGTTTTTTTGATTTTATGATGCTACGTGGTGAGATGAGCGCTAACCCTGCTAAAGGGGTCTCTGCACCACGTAAAAAACGTCCGTTGCCTAAAAATCTCGATGTCGATGAAATTGGGCAGTTACTTGAAGTTAATGAAGACGACCCATTGGCGATACGCGATCGCGCCATGATGGAACTGATGTATGGTGCTGGGCTGCGTTTAGCTGAATTGGTTAGCATTAATGTTAAAGATGTCGGCCTTTCGTCTGGTGAAATACGAGTGGTGGGTAAAGGGGATAAAGAACGTAAAGTGCCCTTTACTGGTATGGCTGCAGAGTGGGTGAGTAAGTGGTTAAGAGTTCGCCCCAGTTTGGCAAATAGCGATGAGCTTGGGCTGTTTGTCTCCAAGCTTGGTGTGCGTATTTCTCACCGTAACGTGCAAAAACGTATGGCGGAGTGGGGACAAAAGCAAGCGGTGGCAAGTCACATTAGCCCGCATAAACTGCGTCACTCTTTTGCGACTCATATGCTTGAATCGAGTAATAACTTGCGTGCTGTACAAGAGCTTTTGGGCCACGAAAATATTTCTACCACCCAGATCTATACTCACTTGGATTTCCAACACCTTGCTGAGGTCTACGATCAAGCTCACCCCAGAGCGAAAAAGAAGGGCAGTGACCAATGA
- a CDS encoding tRNA-uridine aminocarboxypropyltransferase has product MTPSTSDEGTLAACPQCQLRHQCLCEQLPTLTSACHLALLMHENEQQRDTNTGQWLLKSLPASTSVHIWQRKTPSPALLELLNNDQYQPYLLFPHDESVPVSQVSQQANKAAKVPLFIILDGTWQEAKKMLRKSAWLENLPVAHITPSHTSNYQLRRNQEDGHLCTLEVGCEVLKALGEERQSEQLLNFFDHYMQAFKADKSGHALTTKTNG; this is encoded by the coding sequence GTGACACCGTCAACCAGTGACGAGGGCACGCTAGCTGCCTGCCCTCAGTGCCAACTTCGCCACCAATGTCTCTGTGAGCAATTACCGACTCTCACATCAGCCTGTCATCTTGCGCTGTTAATGCATGAGAATGAGCAGCAACGTGATACCAACACTGGCCAGTGGTTGCTTAAGAGCTTACCCGCATCGACCAGTGTGCATATTTGGCAACGCAAAACGCCCAGCCCAGCACTGCTCGAACTGTTGAACAATGACCAGTACCAGCCTTACTTGTTATTTCCACATGATGAGAGCGTGCCAGTAAGCCAGGTCTCTCAGCAGGCAAACAAAGCAGCTAAAGTGCCACTGTTTATTATTCTGGATGGAACTTGGCAGGAAGCGAAGAAGATGCTGCGCAAAAGTGCGTGGCTCGAAAACCTGCCCGTTGCGCATATCACCCCTAGCCATACTTCCAACTATCAATTACGTCGTAATCAAGAAGATGGGCACTTGTGTACCTTAGAAGTGGGTTGCGAAGTCCTAAAGGCGCTCGGGGAAGAGCGCCAATCAGAGCAGTTGCTGAATTTCTTTGACCACTACATGCAAGCGTTTAAAGCCGACAAAAGTGGTCATGCACTCACAACTAAAACAAACGGCTAG
- a CDS encoding COG3650 family protein, translated as MKALRNPVAIVTLLALQACSISTQPSSQPSPTAPAASLDKPASITPQTFIMRGEIVLGHEVRTITPCGSQQQYWLELPNDRFQQAMSLVQRPYEPMYGEVIGHLETGLTDGFVADYAARFVVDSINLITAENPKRCQQDTKPTRAFGTEPFWSMSFEGNQLAFQKMGEEKQLLELSSSRIESDRRRYQFDRGSLELNQRSCSDGMSDSLYGWSATLEIDDGQYQGCATLSNQDGTQDWTGYYQASSTKSSDFSISLQLKPDHTATTSYSYNNGESDSVERGYWQQLNPEQIQVVMTHHQQQPLLSERLFSRQGEQLTATKEKVGNVIYPIADGGVTLFKSASEQAQTNKQESPNQIPSSAEFNPKVDKALRNYFTSTETDPTGTRYRWLSYDLNGDGNKELITQLDWCGSGGCTLLIFENHQNSWRFNSRITLVSTPLNLGVNRSEGWQDMVFFVSGGGAVPNQHIVKFDGQQYPLNPSTAPIASYDEISQIQLFSDGLTPHQQGITL; from the coding sequence ATGAAGGCGCTTCGAAACCCAGTCGCTATTGTGACATTACTTGCGTTACAAGCTTGTTCGATTTCAACACAGCCAAGTTCTCAGCCATCACCGACCGCACCTGCGGCCAGCTTAGATAAACCTGCCAGTATCACACCGCAGACTTTTATTATGCGTGGTGAGATCGTTTTAGGCCATGAGGTACGAACCATTACGCCTTGTGGTAGCCAGCAACAGTATTGGCTCGAATTGCCCAACGACCGTTTTCAACAAGCGATGTCACTGGTTCAGCGTCCATATGAGCCTATGTATGGAGAAGTTATCGGCCACTTAGAAACTGGCCTGACCGATGGCTTTGTCGCCGACTACGCGGCGCGATTTGTGGTGGATTCCATCAACCTGATTACCGCGGAAAATCCAAAGCGATGCCAGCAAGACACTAAACCAACTCGTGCATTTGGTACTGAACCTTTCTGGTCAATGAGCTTTGAAGGCAACCAACTTGCTTTCCAGAAAATGGGCGAAGAGAAACAACTGTTAGAGCTTAGCTCAAGCCGTATTGAGAGCGACCGCCGCCGTTACCAATTTGACCGCGGTTCGCTAGAGCTCAATCAACGTAGCTGCAGTGACGGCATGAGTGATTCACTATATGGCTGGAGTGCTACGCTGGAAATCGATGATGGGCAATATCAAGGCTGCGCTACGCTATCAAATCAAGATGGTACACAAGACTGGACGGGCTATTACCAAGCGAGTTCAACCAAGAGCAGCGATTTTTCTATCTCACTGCAACTCAAGCCCGATCACACCGCGACCACCTCATATTCCTACAATAATGGCGAGTCCGATTCTGTTGAGCGGGGCTATTGGCAGCAACTTAACCCTGAACAAATTCAGGTAGTGATGACCCATCATCAACAACAACCCTTGTTATCAGAACGCCTGTTCTCACGTCAAGGGGAGCAGTTAACCGCGACCAAAGAGAAAGTCGGTAATGTGATTTATCCGATTGCTGATGGTGGCGTGACACTATTTAAAAGCGCCTCTGAGCAAGCGCAAACGAACAAGCAAGAATCGCCTAACCAAATCCCATCCTCAGCAGAATTTAACCCTAAGGTGGATAAAGCACTGCGCAACTATTTTACCAGCACTGAAACCGATCCGACCGGTACACGCTATCGCTGGCTCAGTTACGATTTAAATGGTGATGGTAACAAGGAGCTCATCACTCAGCTTGACTGGTGTGGCTCAGGTGGTTGTACTCTGCTTATCTTTGAAAACCACCAGAACAGTTGGCGCTTTAACAGCCGTATCACTCTGGTCAGTACACCGCTTAATCTCGGTGTTAACCGCAGTGAAGGTTGGCAAGATATGGTATTTTTCGTCAGTGGCGGCGGAGCAGTGCCTAACCAACATATTGTTAAGTTTGATGGACAACAGTACCCGCTAAACCCAAGCACCGCACCTATCGCAAGCTACGACGAGATCAGTCAGATTCAACTCTTCTCTGATGGCTTAACCCCTCATCAACAAGGTATTACTCTGTGA
- a CDS encoding bifunctional diguanylate cyclase/phosphodiesterase, which yields MRTYSALVVNSQQLQLFLQGIPVRDSASYLVQVLSTDTEQVVCDYANRLKLHLPHCHIIGHSTRHTMCDGILHHNGSLIVVSCFDHTSLTSARALLNSDLEPQVEALCEELQLGMASKAMISFSAHASGLYQALGQVVEIPISGGLATSVGGHHEWVLFGNQTYRNAAVFVALHSERLTIHRNAFSEWTPIGGTLRVTGSQGYILKTLDYQSAYAIYQQRLAEDRSITLEQLYSFPLQASSGQISSMREIYSDGSMRLDNPVNIGDEVRICYNHPSLTLEQVRYDVVQLARSNPESVFIFNCESRLEFLEGVSETKPFEHLECSNGSYCMGEFYRGDCQETLHHSMTYLALSEDSQRPAIVIDEQDEFPVSPLFHLIRHSIDELNQAQKGMQDKLAKQTEKLIESYRLDKHTGLNNRVALQERLKVFKQHQHVITIKLSNFHQVNEKYGYQVADELIRDLSDHFVERLSLRRGHDFVKNLYYIGPAEWAIVFSAEVSSHKIQQDFSAFADQIERINFEPYDLPDVDYLSVSITGGIASSSDFPDIPGDELLLKSIDARRMGKERNTHFFNAKDCAITAEQLQDKINLMGVVSRAILKKNIITYTQPIFAAQTRQQVSQECLVRIEDEGNIISPGRFLPIIEGTHLYTRLSRYMLSSTLSYMADKQDSFSINLSPQDMLSDKTLYLLEESIAKLNDPYRLGIEVLESEQIKDFGRMAEICRHFKQMGVRLMVDDFGSGYSNIDEIIRLEPDIIKLDGSLIKTIDRDVKQRQITGQLVQLCQVLNAKTVAEFVHNREVCEIAEDLGVDYLQGFYLAEPSRLF from the coding sequence ATGCGCACCTATTCCGCACTAGTGGTAAATAGTCAGCAACTTCAGTTATTTCTTCAGGGTATTCCTGTGAGAGATTCGGCTTCGTATTTGGTCCAAGTACTATCGACCGATACCGAACAAGTTGTGTGTGACTATGCAAATCGGCTTAAATTACACCTCCCCCATTGCCATATTATTGGCCACAGTACTCGCCATACCATGTGTGATGGAATACTCCACCATAATGGTAGTCTCATTGTTGTTTCTTGTTTCGACCACACTTCGCTGACCTCCGCACGAGCTCTGCTTAATAGCGACTTGGAGCCTCAAGTCGAAGCGTTATGTGAAGAGCTTCAATTGGGCATGGCATCTAAAGCGATGATCAGTTTTTCCGCTCATGCCAGTGGACTTTACCAAGCACTCGGTCAAGTGGTGGAAATCCCAATTAGTGGTGGGCTTGCGACCAGTGTTGGTGGGCATCACGAGTGGGTTCTGTTTGGTAATCAAACTTATCGCAACGCTGCTGTTTTTGTTGCTCTACATAGTGAGCGGCTCACAATACATCGCAATGCGTTTTCTGAATGGACGCCTATTGGAGGCACATTGAGGGTGACGGGTAGCCAGGGATATATACTCAAAACCCTAGACTATCAGTCGGCTTATGCGATTTATCAGCAGCGGCTAGCGGAAGACCGTTCGATTACGTTAGAGCAGTTGTATAGCTTTCCTCTTCAAGCGAGCAGTGGCCAAATCAGTAGCATGCGCGAGATTTATTCCGATGGCAGCATGCGACTCGATAATCCGGTCAATATCGGTGACGAAGTTCGAATTTGCTATAACCATCCTTCATTGACATTGGAACAAGTGCGTTATGATGTGGTTCAGTTAGCGCGCAGTAACCCAGAGTCGGTTTTTATCTTTAATTGCGAATCCCGATTAGAGTTTCTTGAAGGGGTCAGTGAGACCAAACCGTTTGAGCACCTTGAATGCAGTAATGGCTCTTACTGCATGGGCGAGTTTTACCGCGGCGATTGTCAGGAAACGCTCCACCACAGCATGACTTATTTAGCGCTGAGTGAAGATAGCCAGCGTCCTGCGATTGTGATTGATGAGCAAGACGAATTCCCCGTCTCGCCGTTGTTCCACTTGATTCGCCACTCTATTGATGAGCTTAACCAAGCTCAGAAAGGGATGCAGGACAAACTCGCGAAGCAGACCGAAAAGCTGATAGAAAGCTACCGCCTTGATAAACATACCGGGCTTAATAACCGTGTTGCGCTGCAAGAGCGGCTGAAAGTGTTTAAACAGCATCAACATGTAATCACCATCAAGCTCTCTAACTTTCATCAGGTAAACGAAAAGTATGGCTATCAAGTAGCGGATGAATTGATCCGAGATTTGAGCGATCATTTTGTTGAGAGGTTATCTCTGCGCCGTGGCCATGATTTCGTGAAAAACCTTTACTATATCGGTCCTGCGGAATGGGCAATTGTATTTTCGGCTGAGGTTTCAAGTCATAAAATTCAACAAGACTTCTCGGCTTTTGCTGATCAAATCGAGAGAATTAACTTTGAGCCTTACGATCTTCCGGATGTGGATTACCTGTCGGTTTCGATTACCGGAGGTATAGCCAGCAGCAGTGATTTTCCAGATATTCCCGGAGATGAGCTTCTGCTTAAATCGATCGATGCCAGAAGAATGGGTAAAGAGCGTAATACCCACTTCTTTAACGCCAAAGATTGTGCGATTACCGCCGAACAACTGCAAGACAAGATCAATTTGATGGGAGTTGTCAGTCGGGCGATTCTCAAAAAAAATATCATTACCTACACTCAGCCTATTTTTGCTGCCCAGACTCGCCAGCAGGTGTCTCAAGAGTGTTTAGTGAGAATAGAAGATGAAGGCAATATCATCTCTCCTGGACGCTTTTTACCTATCATCGAGGGTACGCATCTATATACCCGCTTAAGTCGTTATATGTTGTCTTCAACCTTGAGTTATATGGCGGATAAACAAGACTCTTTTTCGATTAATTTATCACCGCAAGATATGCTCAGTGATAAGACGCTTTATTTATTAGAAGAGTCGATTGCCAAGCTCAATGACCCCTATCGTTTAGGGATAGAGGTATTGGAGTCGGAACAAATTAAGGACTTTGGTCGGATGGCTGAAATCTGTCGTCATTTTAAACAGATGGGTGTACGTCTGATGGTGGATGATTTTGGTTCAGGCTACTCGAACATTGATGAGATTATTCGCCTTGAGCCAGACATCATCAAGCTTGATGGTAGTCTGATTAAGACCATTGACCGCGATGTTAAGCAGCGCCAGATTACTGGTCAGTTGGTTCAGCTATGCCAAGTCTTGAACGCGAAGACGGTGGCCGAGTTCGTCCACAACCGAGAAGTGTGTGAAATTGCCGAAGATCTCGGTGTCGATTATCTGCAAGGCTTCTATCTCGCCGAGCCTAGCCGTTTGTTTTAG
- the lptM gene encoding LPS translocon maturation chaperone LptM has translation MKKSLLALFIFSLLGLAGCGQTGPLYMPEDAQQNEQPSQ, from the coding sequence ATGAAAAAATCACTCTTAGCGCTATTTATCTTTTCGCTTCTTGGCTTAGCTGGCTGTGGTCAAACTGGACCTCTTTACATGCCTGAAGATGCTCAGCAGAACGAGCAACCTTCACAATAA
- the dapF gene encoding diaminopimelate epimerase has protein sequence MHFHFSKMHGLGNDFMVVDCITQNIFFSPDLIRRLADRHTGVGFDQLLVVEAPYDPETDFHYRIFNADGSEVEQCGNGARCFARFVRMKGLTNKYSVSVSTKKGKMVLSIEEDDQVTVNMGVPEFEPSKIPFKAKQTEKTYILRTEDKTLFCGAVSMGNPHVVTVVDDVATADVDTLGPLLESHERFPERVNAGFMQVLNRNEVNLRVYERGAGETQACGSGACGAVAVGIVQGLLDENVKVNLPGGSLNIQWQGVGKPLYMTGPATHVFDGQLSC, from the coding sequence ATGCATTTCCATTTTTCTAAAATGCACGGTTTGGGTAATGACTTCATGGTCGTTGATTGTATTACTCAAAATATTTTCTTTTCCCCTGACCTGATCCGCCGTCTGGCGGATCGTCATACTGGTGTCGGCTTTGACCAACTGCTGGTGGTAGAAGCTCCGTACGATCCAGAAACTGACTTCCACTATCGAATATTTAATGCCGATGGCAGTGAAGTTGAGCAATGTGGTAATGGGGCTCGCTGTTTTGCCCGCTTTGTGCGTATGAAAGGGCTCACCAATAAATACAGCGTCAGTGTCAGTACGAAGAAAGGCAAAATGGTCTTGAGCATCGAAGAGGATGATCAAGTCACGGTCAACATGGGCGTGCCTGAGTTTGAACCGAGTAAAATTCCGTTCAAAGCCAAGCAAACTGAGAAGACTTATATCTTACGTACTGAAGATAAAACCTTGTTCTGTGGCGCGGTGAGTATGGGTAACCCCCATGTTGTAACGGTAGTCGATGACGTCGCGACGGCAGATGTCGATACTCTCGGCCCACTGCTTGAATCTCACGAACGTTTCCCTGAGCGCGTCAATGCCGGTTTTATGCAGGTGCTTAATCGCAACGAAGTTAACTTACGTGTGTATGAGCGCGGTGCGGGTGAAACTCAAGCTTGTGGCAGCGGCGCATGTGGTGCAGTTGCGGTAGGTATTGTGCAAGGGCTACTCGACGAAAACGTCAAAGTAAATCTACCCGGTGGTTCGCTGAATATTCAGTGGCAAGGAGTGGGCAAACCACTTTATATGACAGGTCCGGCTACGCATGTCTTTGATGGGCAACTAAGCTGCTAA
- a CDS encoding DUF484 family protein, protein MSHIEADALTAEVVAEYLRDNPDFFIHRRELVDRLALPMQEQGAVSLVHVQMNRQRQRIEELEEEITTLMSLAKSNDQTFHEFMDLQEQILRGDALLPVIKAIEEKAKALGLVAYVRLVDSESSYYSLDKTNYQRFATNHLNGKDSYLGRMRKVDRELLLGDNSRAPEMGSYVVLPLYNKGLQGILAFSSSDGGHFQPHMDTLFLRHLALVLSHLIETLPWQCESNERISSTSA, encoded by the coding sequence GTGTCGCATATCGAAGCAGATGCGCTGACGGCGGAAGTCGTAGCGGAATACCTGCGTGACAACCCTGATTTTTTTATCCATCGCCGTGAGCTGGTGGATCGATTAGCACTGCCTATGCAAGAGCAAGGCGCTGTTTCTCTTGTTCATGTTCAGATGAACCGTCAACGTCAACGTATCGAAGAGCTTGAAGAAGAGATCACGACCTTGATGTCATTGGCAAAAAGCAATGATCAAACCTTCCATGAATTTATGGATTTGCAAGAGCAAATCTTAAGAGGAGATGCATTGCTGCCGGTGATTAAAGCGATTGAAGAGAAAGCCAAGGCTTTAGGCTTAGTCGCTTATGTTCGCTTAGTCGATAGTGAGTCGAGCTATTACTCGTTGGATAAAACCAACTATCAACGCTTTGCAACTAACCACCTTAATGGTAAAGACTCGTATCTTGGCCGAATGCGCAAAGTTGACCGTGAACTGCTGCTAGGAGATAACTCCCGAGCACCCGAAATGGGCTCTTATGTGGTGTTGCCGCTGTATAATAAAGGTCTGCAAGGTATTTTGGCATTCTCGAGCAGCGATGGCGGTCATTTCCAGCCGCATATGGATACCTTGTTCTTACGTCACTTAGCCCTTGTGCTTTCTCACCTTATCGAAACCCTTCCTTGGCAGTGTGAGTCGAATGAGCGAATCAGCAGTACCTCTGCCTAA
- the yigB gene encoding 5-amino-6-(5-phospho-D-ribitylamino)uracil phosphatase YigB yields MKFYRHLNPIKAMTFDLDDTLYDNRPIIRQVEAQMAQWMHHHHPVSATKPLGWWYELKMRLAQQDSWLVNDVTLWRFKQIECGLLELGYAPAQATQAANEAIEQVHRLRSDFTVPLQAHQVLERLASQLPLVAITNGNVDVEKIGLAPYFSLVLKAGPDGYAKPHRELFDKAQSFLSLSAENILHVGDHLISDVAGAKRSGFQACWFNDQGQDIYECSKSRTLPDVEVNRLHQLLLLSEM; encoded by the coding sequence ATGAAATTCTACCGCCATTTGAATCCAATTAAAGCGATGACGTTCGATCTGGATGACACCCTTTATGATAACCGCCCAATCATTCGTCAGGTTGAGGCGCAAATGGCGCAATGGATGCATCACCATCACCCTGTTTCAGCGACTAAGCCGCTGGGCTGGTGGTATGAGCTTAAAATGCGTTTAGCACAACAAGATAGCTGGCTAGTTAATGATGTCACCTTATGGCGCTTCAAGCAGATCGAATGTGGATTACTGGAACTGGGTTACGCGCCAGCTCAGGCCACTCAAGCTGCTAATGAGGCCATAGAGCAAGTACATCGCCTGCGTAGTGACTTTACCGTGCCATTGCAAGCACATCAGGTGCTAGAGCGGCTTGCAAGTCAATTACCGCTAGTCGCGATTACGAATGGGAATGTTGATGTTGAGAAAATTGGTCTTGCACCTTACTTTTCATTGGTACTAAAAGCAGGACCAGATGGGTACGCCAAACCTCACCGTGAATTGTTTGATAAAGCTCAGTCATTTCTTTCATTATCAGCCGAAAACATCCTTCATGTCGGGGACCATTTAATCTCCGATGTTGCTGGGGCCAAGCGCAGTGGTTTTCAGGCGTGCTGGTTTAACGACCAAGGCCAAGATATCTATGAATGTAGTAAAAGCCGCACCTTACCAGATGTAGAAGTAAACCGTTTGCATCAGTTGTTGCTATTGAGTGAGATGTAA